From Halanaeroarchaeum sulfurireducens, a single genomic window includes:
- a CDS encoding radical SAM protein → MPNGDHPGGHPGSHPGGRDYSETPLIVTWEVTQACDLECDHCRASAEPDRDPAELSTEQGKALIDSVAQFGHPAPVFVISGGDPLKRPDLDELIDYATDQGIATAATPAPTENLTREVIERFADMGVKRIALSLDGATPEAHDEFRGESGSFDTIMRAARQANDAGLGIQINTTVTANTVDDMPGIADLVEELGAAMWEVFFLVPVGRGEELAQITPERSHELMEWLYRRQKDATHRVITVEAPHYRRVADRVERDASGRGVRVGSTRAGEGFVFVSYEGEVYPSGFLPQSGGNVTDRDLVDIYRNSTLFERIRDDEELLGSCATCEYRELCGGSRSRAYAVTGSPFASDPLCPWVDDLGVEPSDD, encoded by the coding sequence ATGCCCAACGGGGATCACCCTGGCGGCCATCCCGGAAGCCACCCGGGCGGTCGCGATTACAGCGAGACGCCGCTCATCGTCACCTGGGAAGTCACGCAGGCCTGCGATCTCGAGTGCGATCACTGCCGCGCGTCGGCCGAACCGGATCGCGACCCGGCGGAACTCTCCACCGAGCAGGGCAAGGCCCTCATCGATTCGGTGGCACAGTTCGGCCATCCAGCACCCGTTTTCGTCATCTCGGGCGGCGACCCGCTCAAGCGACCCGACCTCGACGAACTCATCGATTACGCGACCGACCAGGGGATCGCCACGGCCGCGACGCCGGCCCCGACCGAGAACCTGACGAGGGAGGTCATCGAGCGATTCGCCGACATGGGGGTCAAACGCATCGCGCTCTCCCTCGACGGCGCCACGCCCGAGGCTCACGACGAATTCCGGGGCGAATCGGGGTCGTTCGACACCATCATGCGAGCGGCCAGGCAGGCCAACGACGCCGGCCTCGGGATCCAGATCAACACCACCGTCACCGCGAACACGGTCGACGACATGCCGGGGATCGCCGATCTGGTCGAAGAGCTGGGGGCGGCCATGTGGGAGGTGTTCTTCCTCGTGCCCGTCGGTCGCGGGGAGGAGCTCGCCCAGATCACGCCCGAGCGGTCCCACGAGCTCATGGAGTGGCTCTACCGGCGTCAGAAGGACGCGACACACCGGGTCATCACGGTCGAGGCCCCGCATTACCGGCGCGTGGCCGACCGGGTGGAGCGCGACGCATCGGGGCGGGGCGTCCGTGTCGGCTCCACCAGAGCGGGCGAGGGATTCGTCTTCGTGAGTTACGAGGGCGAGGTCTACCCCTCCGGGTTCCTCCCGCAGTCTGGCGGTAACGTCACCGATCGGGACCTCGTCGACATCTACCGCAACAGCACCCTCTTCGAGCGCATCCGCGACGACGAGGAACTCCTCGGATCGTGTGCGACCTGCGAGTACCGGGAGCTCTGTGGCGGGTCGCGGTCGCGGGCGTACGCGGTCACCGGCAGCCCCTTCGCCAGCGACCCGCTCTGTCCCTGGGTCGACGATCTGGGCGTCGAACCCAGCGACGACTAG
- the pan2 gene encoding proteasome-activating nucleotidase Pan2 yields MSRSPILPDRPTLDLDPELTPEERLAALTSHYRDIVDVQRELETQLDHIEEQRENLREQVDRLQRENETLKTASLYLATVEDLFDDGEAVIKQHGNNQEVLTEVGQEMYESLGMGDRVAINDSFAIQEVLDDETDARAQAMEVDASPDITYEDIGGLESEMREVQEAVEDPLNHPEKFEAVGVDPPSGVLLHGPPGTGKTMLAKAVANHTDATFIKMAGSELVRKFIGEGSRLVRDLFELAEQREPAIIFIDEIDAVASKRTDSKTSGDAEVQRTMMQLLSEMDGFDERGEVRIMAATNRFDMLDRAILRPGRFDRLIEVPEPDNEARAEILRIHTEEMTLAEEIDYEALARETEGLNGAQLQSLTTEAGMFAIRDDRATVTMDDFRSAREKLIEDANSDTPAYTTYIH; encoded by the coding sequence ATGTCCCGCAGTCCTATTCTGCCGGACCGGCCGACGCTCGATCTCGATCCAGAGCTGACGCCGGAAGAGCGCCTGGCCGCACTGACGTCGCACTATCGGGACATTGTGGATGTCCAGCGCGAACTCGAGACGCAACTCGACCACATCGAGGAGCAACGCGAGAACCTCCGCGAACAGGTCGACCGCCTCCAGCGAGAGAACGAGACCCTGAAGACGGCGTCGCTGTATCTCGCGACCGTCGAGGACCTCTTCGACGACGGGGAGGCCGTCATCAAACAGCACGGTAACAACCAGGAAGTGCTTACCGAGGTCGGTCAGGAGATGTACGAGTCCCTCGGAATGGGCGACCGGGTCGCAATCAACGACTCCTTCGCCATTCAGGAGGTGCTCGACGACGAAACCGACGCCAGAGCCCAGGCGATGGAGGTCGATGCCTCGCCCGATATCACGTACGAAGACATCGGCGGCCTGGAGTCGGAGATGCGAGAGGTACAGGAAGCCGTCGAGGATCCCCTCAACCACCCCGAAAAGTTCGAGGCCGTGGGCGTCGATCCGCCGAGCGGCGTCCTCCTTCACGGGCCGCCGGGAACTGGCAAGACCATGCTCGCGAAGGCAGTCGCGAACCACACCGACGCGACCTTCATCAAGATGGCCGGCTCCGAACTCGTTCGAAAGTTCATCGGCGAGGGATCGCGACTCGTCCGGGATCTCTTCGAACTCGCCGAGCAGCGCGAACCGGCCATCATTTTCATCGACGAGATCGATGCGGTCGCCTCGAAGCGCACCGACTCGAAGACCTCGGGCGACGCCGAGGTCCAGCGCACGATGATGCAACTCCTCTCGGAGATGGACGGCTTCGACGAGCGCGGCGAGGTCCGGATCATGGCCGCGACGAACCGCTTCGACATGCTGGACCGGGCCATCCTCCGACCCGGCCGCTTCGATCGTCTCATCGAGGTCCCCGAACCCGACAACGAGGCCCGCGCCGAGATCCTTCGGATCCACACCGAGGAGATGACTCTCGCGGAGGAAATCGACTACGAGGCGCTCGCCAGGGAGACGGAGGGGCTGAACGGCGCCCAACTACAGAGTCTCACCACTGAGGCCGGCATGTTCGCCATTCGCGACGACCGAGCGACGGTCACCATGGACGACTTCAGATCGGCCCGCGAGAAGCTCATCGAGGACGCGAACTCGGACACTCCGGCGTACACCACCTATATCCATTGA
- a CDS encoding pyruvoyl-dependent arginine decarboxylase: protein MSTIRVVWGAGRGPTETAAYDAALADANVHDYNLITVSSVIPDDAVVEAVGTAPDLGPVGDRLTVVQAHASAAGPQTVSAALGWATGPGPGLFYEAAGETETSDVETRVREGLAAGADLRQWTLTDRQVRSESVTADTGEYAAAAVLGVYGESESIFHD from the coding sequence ATGAGTACGATACGGGTCGTCTGGGGCGCCGGACGCGGCCCCACCGAGACCGCCGCGTACGACGCCGCCCTGGCCGACGCGAACGTTCACGATTACAACCTGATTACCGTCTCGTCCGTCATTCCGGATGACGCCGTCGTCGAGGCCGTCGGCACCGCGCCGGACCTCGGACCCGTGGGCGACCGCCTGACGGTCGTGCAGGCACACGCCAGCGCAGCGGGCCCGCAGACCGTCTCCGCCGCGCTCGGGTGGGCGACCGGTCCCGGCCCCGGTCTCTTCTACGAGGCCGCCGGCGAGACCGAGACCTCGGACGTCGAAACGCGGGTGCGGGAGGGGCTTGCTGCCGGGGCGGACCTCCGGCAGTGGACGCTTACCGACCGGCAGGTCCGGAGCGAGAGCGTCACCGCCGATACCGGCGAATACGCGGCGGCCGCGGTCCTGGGCGTCTACGGCGAGAGCGAATCGATCTTCCATGACTGA
- a CDS encoding DUF5811 family protein, translated as MNANTPYVGRPDEDTTDDAVDLTSAERRTLEARVSSVAARTRTFLPNEYVVGSRVGAANGGVRVSVSVRPPVGNPVSAGFDPDPDAEELISDEDVDEVARGLAASAALQVKRAVGDDISQTAQ; from the coding sequence ATGAACGCGAACACGCCCTACGTGGGACGACCCGACGAGGACACGACGGACGACGCCGTCGACCTGACGTCGGCCGAGCGCAGGACGCTCGAGGCGCGCGTCTCGAGTGTCGCCGCCCGGACCAGGACGTTTCTCCCCAACGAGTACGTCGTCGGATCGCGCGTCGGGGCAGCGAACGGTGGCGTTCGGGTGAGCGTCTCCGTCCGGCCCCCGGTCGGCAACCCCGTCAGCGCCGGGTTCGACCCGGACCCCGACGCCGAGGAGCTCATCTCCGATGAGGACGTCGACGAGGTGGCCCGTGGACTCGCTGCGAGCGCGGCCCTCCAGGTGAAACGGGCCGTGGGCGACGACATCTCGCAGACGGCGCAGTAA
- a CDS encoding O-acetylhomoserine aminocarboxypropyltransferase/cysteine synthase family protein has protein sequence MPEDDDQDPDRRGLATESVHAGQPVDPATKSRAPPIYQTSSYVFDDAEHAASLFALEEEGHIYSRLSNPTTEMLEDRITTLEGGTAAVATASGMAAFDTITFVLAEAGDNVVTASSIYGGTHTYLTHTASRRGIEARFVDTLDPQAYADAIDEDTAFVHLETIGNPALVTPDIEAIADVAHEHDVPLVVDNTFATPALANPIDHGADIVWHSTTKWITGSGSTIGGVIVDGGTFPWEDADYPEVAGANPAYHGVDFRERFGDAAFATVARARGLRDLGNHQSPFDAWVTLQKLETLPLRVEKHAENAQRVAEYLDDHEAVAWVNYPGLESHETHEAATRYLDGGYGGMITFGLEAGYEAGRRLVEEVELASLLANVGDAKTLVIHPASTTHQQLTEEERQEGGVTDDLLRLSVGIEDPADIVADLSQAIDAATR, from the coding sequence ATGCCCGAAGACGACGACCAGGACCCCGACCGGCGGGGACTCGCGACCGAGAGCGTCCACGCCGGCCAGCCAGTCGATCCGGCAACGAAATCGCGCGCCCCGCCGATCTACCAGACCTCTTCGTACGTCTTCGACGACGCCGAACACGCGGCCAGCCTGTTCGCCCTCGAAGAGGAGGGGCACATCTACAGTCGGCTGAGCAACCCGACCACCGAGATGCTCGAAGATCGCATCACGACTTTGGAGGGCGGCACGGCGGCGGTCGCGACGGCCAGCGGCATGGCGGCCTTCGACACCATCACCTTCGTGCTCGCGGAGGCGGGCGACAACGTGGTCACCGCCTCCTCCATCTACGGGGGCACCCACACCTACCTCACCCACACCGCCAGCAGGCGGGGGATCGAGGCGCGGTTCGTCGACACGCTGGACCCACAGGCCTACGCCGACGCCATCGACGAGGACACCGCCTTCGTCCACCTGGAGACCATCGGCAACCCCGCGCTCGTGACTCCCGACATCGAGGCCATCGCCGACGTGGCCCACGAACACGACGTCCCGCTGGTCGTCGACAACACCTTCGCGACGCCCGCGCTAGCGAACCCGATCGACCACGGTGCCGACATCGTCTGGCACTCGACGACGAAGTGGATCACCGGGAGCGGATCGACGATCGGCGGCGTCATCGTCGACGGTGGCACCTTCCCCTGGGAGGACGCGGACTACCCCGAAGTGGCTGGCGCGAACCCGGCCTATCACGGCGTCGACTTCCGGGAACGGTTCGGGGACGCGGCGTTCGCCACGGTCGCTCGCGCCCGGGGCCTTCGCGACCTGGGCAACCACCAGTCGCCGTTCGACGCCTGGGTCACACTCCAGAAACTGGAGACGCTCCCCCTCCGGGTGGAAAAGCACGCGGAGAACGCCCAGCGGGTTGCGGAGTACCTCGATGACCACGAGGCGGTCGCCTGGGTGAACTACCCCGGCCTCGAGAGCCACGAGACCCACGAGGCGGCGACCCGGTATCTCGATGGCGGATACGGAGGGATGATCACCTTCGGACTGGAGGCCGGCTACGAGGCCGGCAGACGGCTCGTCGAGGAAGTCGAACTCGCGAGTCTCCTCGCCAACGTCGGGGACGCGAAGACGCTGGTCATCCACCCCGCCTCGACCACCCACCAGCAGCTCACCGAGGAGGAGCGACAAGAGGGCGGCGTGACCGACGACCTGCTCCGCCTCTCGGTCGGCATCGAGGATCCCGCCGACATCGTCGCGGACCTCTCGCAGGCCATCGACGCCGCGACGCGCTGA
- the infB gene encoding translation initiation factor IF-2 encodes MSDASSPTQSDLRTPIVAVLGHVDHGKTSLLDKIRGSTVIEGEAGAITQHIGATAVPLDVVSEVAGSLIDPTEFDLPGLLFIDTPGHHAFTTLRARGGALADIAILVVDVNDGFQPQTKEAVSILQDSQTPFVVAANKVDTIPGWNPNPDSPIRPTYEEQSDRVRGDLDDKLYEIIGELSDAGFSSDLYWRVQNFRANIGVIPVSAETGEGVPDVLTVLMGLSQRYMKEEMEVDVTGPGAGTVLEVKEEQGFGTTLDVILYDGTVAEDDTIVVGAKNEPIVTTVRALLKPRELSEIRTEKRFDQVDSIAAASGIKIAAPDLEDAMAGAPVQVVRDRDTQDVIEAVTAEMAEVAVETDEDGVVVKADTLGSLEALVNSLEEVEIPVMRAEVGDVAPRDVSVATTVDDETFRAILGFNVEMLGDAAERAEQNDVEIFRSDVIYQLIEEYEAHVEAIETAQREAVFENVIRPARFQILKDHTFRQSDPAVVGVEISSGTLRRNVPVGYFTDDNNFTRVGVLKGLQDQGEDVDEARAGEQLAASIDGPTVGRDIDEGDVLWVDLPEKHAKVLEQELKEDLPADEREALGQYLETRRKRDPFWGK; translated from the coding sequence ATGTCTGACGCCTCATCTCCCACCCAATCGGACCTTCGGACACCGATCGTGGCCGTCCTCGGTCACGTCGACCACGGCAAGACGAGTCTCCTCGACAAGATTCGCGGCTCGACCGTCATCGAGGGCGAGGCGGGCGCCATCACCCAGCACATCGGCGCGACCGCCGTTCCCCTTGACGTCGTCTCCGAGGTCGCCGGCAGTCTCATCGACCCGACGGAGTTCGATCTGCCGGGCCTCCTGTTCATCGACACCCCGGGCCACCACGCCTTCACCACGCTGCGCGCCCGCGGTGGCGCGCTCGCGGACATCGCCATCCTCGTCGTCGACGTCAACGACGGCTTCCAGCCCCAGACCAAAGAGGCGGTCTCCATCCTCCAGGACAGCCAGACGCCGTTCGTCGTGGCGGCGAACAAGGTCGACACCATCCCGGGCTGGAACCCGAACCCCGACTCGCCGATCAGGCCGACGTACGAAGAGCAATCCGACCGGGTACGGGGCGATCTGGACGACAAACTCTACGAAATCATCGGCGAACTCTCCGACGCGGGCTTTTCCTCGGACCTCTACTGGCGCGTGCAGAACTTCCGCGCCAACATCGGTGTCATCCCGGTCTCAGCCGAAACGGGCGAGGGCGTCCCCGACGTCCTGACGGTGCTCATGGGCCTCTCCCAGCGGTACATGAAAGAGGAGATGGAAGTCGACGTGACCGGGCCGGGCGCCGGCACGGTCCTCGAGGTCAAAGAGGAGCAGGGCTTCGGGACTACCCTCGACGTCATCCTCTACGACGGGACCGTCGCCGAGGACGACACGATCGTCGTGGGCGCGAAAAACGAGCCGATCGTGACCACGGTCAGGGCGCTGCTCAAGCCACGGGAACTCAGCGAGATCCGCACGGAAAAACGGTTCGATCAGGTCGACTCCATCGCCGCCGCATCCGGGATCAAGATCGCAGCACCCGATCTCGAGGACGCCATGGCAGGCGCGCCGGTGCAGGTCGTCCGGGACCGCGACACCCAGGACGTCATCGAGGCGGTCACGGCCGAAATGGCCGAAGTGGCCGTCGAGACCGACGAGGACGGCGTGGTCGTCAAAGCCGACACCCTCGGCAGCCTGGAGGCGCTGGTCAACTCCCTCGAGGAGGTCGAAATCCCCGTCATGCGAGCCGAGGTCGGCGACGTGGCCCCCAGGGACGTGAGCGTCGCCACCACGGTCGACGACGAGACCTTCCGCGCCATCCTCGGATTCAACGTGGAGATGCTCGGTGACGCCGCCGAGCGCGCCGAACAGAACGACGTCGAGATCTTCCGGAGCGATGTCATCTACCAGCTCATCGAGGAGTACGAGGCCCACGTCGAGGCCATCGAGACGGCTCAGCGCGAAGCCGTCTTCGAGAACGTCATCCGCCCCGCGCGCTTCCAGATCCTCAAAGACCACACCTTCCGACAGAGCGATCCCGCGGTGGTCGGGGTCGAGATCTCCTCGGGAACGCTCAGGCGCAACGTCCCGGTGGGGTACTTCACCGACGACAATAATTTCACGCGCGTGGGCGTACTCAAGGGGCTTCAGGACCAGGGCGAGGACGTGGACGAGGCACGCGCCGGCGAGCAACTCGCGGCCTCCATCGACGGACCCACGGTCGGCCGAGACATCGACGAGGGGGACGTGCTGTGGGTGGATCTCCCCGAAAAACACGCCAAGGTCCTCGAGCAGGAACTTAAAGAGGATCTGCCGGCGGACGAGCGCGAGGCGCTGGGGCAGTATCTGGAAACGCGGCGAAAGCGCGATCCCTTCTGGGGCAAGTGA
- a CDS encoding PRC-barrel domain-containing protein, whose protein sequence is MADILAENLSGKAVMGSDGTELGRLYNISMDIKSGKLHDLLVEPLEESEVQLDFPVDDEGRFRVPVGRVQAVKDYIVVER, encoded by the coding sequence ATGGCCGACATACTCGCCGAGAACCTCTCCGGAAAGGCCGTGATGGGCTCCGACGGCACGGAGCTCGGCCGACTGTACAACATCTCGATGGACATCAAGAGCGGTAAACTCCACGACCTTCTCGTCGAACCCTTAGAGGAGTCGGAGGTCCAACTCGACTTCCCGGTCGACGACGAGGGCCGGTTCCGCGTCCCTGTGGGCCGCGTTCAGGCGGTCAAAGACTACATCGTCGTCGAACGGTAA
- a CDS encoding NOB1 family endonuclease produces MYVLDTSAFIHEFETDEPVATIPAVRDELDDAQAYRYDAMEGAGMHIQIPDENTLQTVRQAAKRTGDATVLSETDVRLLAAAVELDAVLVTDDYAMQNAADDLDVDVEVIAQEGIDEHRDWRYQCQGCGREFDEHRERCPICGSQLTRKNPS; encoded by the coding sequence ATGTACGTCCTCGACACGTCGGCGTTCATTCACGAGTTCGAGACGGACGAACCCGTCGCGACGATACCGGCCGTCCGCGACGAACTCGACGACGCCCAGGCCTACCGCTACGACGCGATGGAAGGGGCGGGCATGCACATCCAGATCCCCGACGAGAACACCCTCCAGACCGTCCGCCAAGCCGCCAAACGGACCGGCGACGCAACGGTCCTCTCGGAAACCGACGTCAGGCTCCTCGCCGCGGCCGTCGAACTCGACGCCGTGCTCGTGACCGACGATTACGCGATGCAAAACGCCGCGGACGACCTCGACGTCGACGTGGAAGTCATCGCCCAGGAGGGAATCGACGAGCACCGCGACTGGCGGTACCAGTGTCAGGGGTGTGGCCGCGAGTTCGACGAACACCGCGAGCGCTGTCCCATCTGTGGCAGCCAACTCACCAGAAAGAACCCCAGCTAG
- a CDS encoding CPBP family intramembrane glutamic endopeptidase — translation MGRFVPTVGFVVAGLGVATTFAEWTDTFAAASVGNVPGLVVALLAMAAFAARRHGIDDRRLAALAGLGSGGLAVAASAALLYPVGTGESVSVGGGLPAAFLLGVLGVGIAYADWLGIGRRAFVQKAIGSLAALGIGVAGLFVGYLVAIVGLSVVPADGIVIEHGLTTVLFSVGLGLVAVAFLRLRGLGLEFLDVRWPTRRGWVFVVGGVIGMFAILAVVGYLSSWLGIPSTEHALIEAAQGRPAILLWFIPLSWLAIGPGEELLSRNIVQKYLYDSFSRRSAVMVGTLVFTAIHLPAYATGGSAAIFATLVKLFTISLVLGIVYERTDNVVVAALVHGTYDAIQFGLAYVAITTGML, via the coding sequence ATGGGTCGTTTCGTTCCGACCGTGGGGTTCGTCGTCGCGGGGCTCGGCGTCGCGACCACGTTCGCCGAGTGGACCGACACCTTCGCCGCCGCCAGCGTGGGAAACGTGCCGGGACTGGTGGTCGCACTCCTCGCGATGGCCGCGTTCGCGGCGCGTCGCCACGGCATCGATGACCGTCGACTCGCTGCACTGGCCGGCCTCGGGAGCGGTGGGCTCGCCGTCGCCGCGTCGGCTGCACTCCTGTACCCCGTCGGCACCGGCGAATCGGTCTCCGTCGGAGGGGGTCTCCCGGCAGCGTTCCTCCTCGGCGTCCTCGGCGTGGGCATCGCGTACGCAGACTGGCTTGGGATCGGACGTCGGGCGTTCGTACAAAAGGCGATCGGCTCCCTCGCCGCGCTCGGTATCGGCGTGGCCGGCCTGTTCGTCGGGTACCTGGTTGCCATCGTCGGGCTCTCGGTGGTCCCGGCCGACGGAATCGTGATCGAACACGGCCTCACCACCGTCCTGTTCAGCGTGGGCCTGGGGCTGGTCGCGGTCGCGTTTCTCCGTCTGCGAGGGCTCGGCCTCGAATTCCTCGACGTCCGCTGGCCAACCCGTCGGGGGTGGGTGTTCGTCGTCGGCGGCGTCATCGGCATGTTTGCGATCCTCGCCGTCGTGGGCTATCTCAGTTCGTGGCTCGGCATCCCCTCGACGGAACACGCACTCATCGAGGCGGCCCAGGGTCGCCCCGCCATCCTCCTCTGGTTCATCCCGCTCTCGTGGCTGGCCATCGGTCCCGGCGAGGAGTTACTCTCGCGAAACATCGTCCAGAAGTACCTCTACGACAGTTTCTCACGGCGGTCGGCGGTCATGGTGGGGACGCTCGTATTCACGGCCATCCACCTGCCGGCGTACGCGACCGGCGGGTCGGCGGCGATCTTCGCGACGCTCGTAAAACTGTTCACCATCTCACTCGTGCTGGGGATCGTCTACGAGCGGACGGACAACGTGGTCGTAGCGGCCCTGGTTCACGGCACTTACGACGCGATCCAGTTTGGTCTCGCCTACGTGGCCATCACGACGGGGATGTTATGA